A genomic segment from Stenotrophomonas maltophilia encodes:
- a CDS encoding enoyl-CoA hydratase, protein MKEWRTQEHVGLKVKVDGHTAVVTLNNPPAHTWTVHSLSALRDLVGALNADRGIYALVITGDGEKFFSAGADLNQFASGDKAAAREAARRFGEAFEALSGFRGVSIAAINGYAMGGGLECALACDLRIIEDHAQVALPEATVGLLPCAGGTQNLPRLVGEGWAKRMILLGERINAETALRIGLAEEKVGKGESKALALEWAKKAGKQSPTSIAACKTLVQSTRTGTHASALVAEREAFVDLFDTADQVEGVTAFLEKRAAQWKNA, encoded by the coding sequence CGTGGTCACCCTGAACAACCCGCCGGCGCATACCTGGACCGTGCACAGCCTGTCGGCGCTGCGCGACCTGGTCGGTGCGCTCAACGCGGACCGCGGGATCTACGCGCTGGTGATCACCGGTGACGGCGAGAAGTTCTTCTCTGCCGGTGCCGACCTCAACCAGTTCGCCTCGGGCGACAAGGCCGCTGCACGTGAGGCCGCGCGCCGCTTCGGTGAAGCCTTCGAGGCGCTGTCCGGTTTCCGTGGCGTGTCGATCGCCGCGATCAACGGCTATGCCATGGGCGGTGGCCTGGAATGCGCGTTGGCCTGTGACCTGCGCATCATCGAAGACCACGCCCAGGTCGCGCTGCCGGAGGCCACCGTCGGCCTGCTGCCGTGCGCCGGTGGCACCCAGAACCTGCCGCGCCTGGTCGGCGAGGGCTGGGCCAAGCGCATGATCCTGCTGGGAGAGCGCATCAACGCCGAGACCGCGCTGCGCATCGGCCTGGCCGAAGAAAAGGTCGGCAAGGGCGAATCCAAGGCACTGGCCCTGGAATGGGCGAAGAAGGCCGGCAAGCAGAGCCCGACCAGCATCGCCGCCTGCAAGACCCTGGTGCAGTCCACCCGCACCGGCACCCACGCCTCGGCGCTGGTGGCCGAGCGCGAAGCCTTCGTCGACCTGTTCGACACCGCCGACCAGGTCGAGGGCGTGACTGCCTTCCTGGAAAAGCGCGCCGCGCAGTGGAAGAACGCATGA